Proteins co-encoded in one Fusarium fujikuroi IMI 58289 draft genome, chromosome FFUJ_chr06 genomic window:
- a CDS encoding related to transcription initiation factor IIE, beta subunit, whose amino-acid sequence MSSYLERQANAFKGTLSAAATKISNPSTNKASSLAVPSLAPPSPSPSAASDPNTPTSKRKRDAGPEVPYSQPQLTGYGAGVKTQMTYAVDYLKKKGDAKTITDIIDHLSLRNFDDEHKRQLAEGLRGHPRVEWKPDANLSEQTWKAGTYVHRPIIPGVKDATSLLAHLQAKTDASGVSVKDLKDGWPDCEDTISVLEREHRILVVRTKKDNIPRYVWPNDPSLHHKVQPEFQSMWQRVQLPPLEEMHRKLTSVGQKPTSEDPRKAKDGQANKPKAQKRRKGNRIGKATNVHMAHLMQDYSGMRR is encoded by the coding sequence ATGTCGTCCTATCTCGAAAGGCAGGCAAATGCTTTCAAGGGAACCCTTTCAGCAGCCGCGACAAAGATCTCAAATCCATCAACAAACAAGGCTTCATCTCTTGCCGTCCCTTCGCTTGCTCCTCCCTCGCCATCTCCTTCAGCAGCCTCCGATCCAAATACTCCTACTTCCAAGCGAAAACGAGATGCAGGCCCCGAGGTGCCCTACTCTCAGCCGCAGCTCACAGGCTATGGTGCTGGGGTCAAGACGCAAATGACCTATGCTGTCGATTACCTGAAAAAGAAGGGCGACGCAAAGACCATCACGGATATTATCGACCATCTGAGCTTGCGGAATTTTGACGATGAGCACAAGCGACAACTTGCGGAAGGTCTACGAGGACATCCCCGTGTAGAGTGGAAGCCTGATGCAAACCTGAGCGAACAAACCTGGAAGGCTGGCACCTATGTCCACCGACCTATCATTCCCGGAGTCAAAGACGCAACCAGCCTTCTCGCTCAtcttcaagccaagacaGACGCCTCAGGCGTGTCAGtgaaggatctcaaggacGGCTGGCCCGACTGCGAAGACACAATATCAGTACTCGAGCGCGAGCACAGGATCTTGGTAGTACGCACCAAAAAGGATAACATCCCGCGCTACGTTTGGCCCAATGATCCGTCACTGCACCACAAGGTCCAGCCAGAGTTCCAGAGCATGTGGCAGCGTGTGCAACTACCACCCCTTGAGGAGATGCACCGCAAGCTTACGAGCGTCGGACAAAAACCTACAAGCGAAGATCCCCGCAAGGCAAAGGATGGACAGGCcaacaagcccaaggctCAGAAGCGTCGCAAGGGCAATAGGATCGGCAAGGCAACCAACGTGCACATGGCGCATCTCATGCAAGACTACAGTGGCATGCGGCGATAG
- a CDS encoding probable cytochrome b5, producing the protein MSAKKEFTMQDVAEHNTSSDIYMVVHDKVYDCTKFLDEHPGGEEVMLDVAGQDATEAFEDVGHSDEAREVLDGLLVGELKRLPGDEGPKRQIANSNQGSGKADPAGSSLNTYAIVVAVGFIAYVAYNYLQKQQEAQGQASA; encoded by the exons ATGTCCGCGAAGAAGGAGTTCACCATGCAGGATGTTGCTGAGCACAACACCTCCAGCGACATCTACATGGTTGTTCACGACAAGGTCTACGACTGCACCAAGTTCCTCGACGAGCACCC CGGTGGTGAGGAGGTCATGCTCGACGTTGCCGGTCAGGATGCCACCGAGGCTTTCGAGGATGTTGGCCACAGTGATGAGGCCAGAGAGGTTCTCGACGGTCTCCTCGTTGGCGAGCTCAAGCGTCTG CCTGGTGACGAGGGCCCCAAGCGCCAAATCGCCAACTCGAACCAGGGAAGCGGCAAGGCTGATCCCGCCGGCTCCAGCTTGAACACATACGCCATTGTTGTCGCCGTTGGTTTCATCGCCTACGTTGCCTACAACTATCTCCAGAAGCAGCAAGAggctcaaggccaagcctcCGCATAG